The genomic interval GCCCGGGCGGCAATGGGCTTACGACGAGGGAGATCCGCAGGTTAGCGGGGATTCCTGAGGATTCCCGGCGCTCGAGGCGCCGATCGTCCGGGATCGCCCAGCCCGTGGGAAGCGGCGGAATGGAACGCTAGCCAGCTGAACTCCTGCGCTCGCGGAGATAGCGCTCCAGCGCTTCGCGGGTCGCCGCCAGTTCCTCGCGCAGCGACTTGAGCAGCGCCGTCGCCTGCAGCTTCAGCTCGGCATCGGAAAGCCTGCCGATGTCCCGGCACAACAGCGTCAGGCGTTCGGCGCCCATGCTCGCCGCCGAGCCTTTCATTGCGTGCAGGTGGCTGCGGAATTCGGGCACGTGGCGCATCGCGAGCGAGGATTCCATCTTCGCCATCAGCGTGGCGTTGTCCGCGGTGAACACGTTGATCAGCTTGTCCATGAATGCCGGCGATGATCCGAGTTCCTCCAAATCGCGCAGGGTTTCGGCGTTGACCACCGGCGCCGGTCCGCTTGGCTGCGGCTCGCCACCGCGCTCGCGCGCGCGTTCCGCAGGCGCGCCCTGCGGCCGGGCCGCGCAGATATTCTGGATTTCCTGCAGCAGCCTCGCCGCCTCGACCGGCTTGCCGAGGAAGGCATCCGCTCCCGCCTCCAGGCTTTCCTGCCGCGCCTCGGTGGTGACATCGGCCGACAGCATGATCACCGGCAGCCGGCTCGCGGTCGTAAGCCGGATCGCCTTGACCGTGTCAATGCCGCTCATCCCGGGCATGTTGCGGTCAATAATCGCGACATCGTAAAGGGCCGCTTCGAGCGCATCCAGCGCACGGTCGCCGTCCGCGACCAGCGTGGGCACATGGCCGCCGCGCTCGAGAATTCTGCCCAGCACCTCGCGGTTGGTCGGGTTGTCGTCGGCAACCAGCACACGCAGGCCGCTCACGGCGGGACCGCGGCGCGCATAGTCCTGCAGCCGGACGACCCCCTCGCGCGCCTCTTCGCCCGCCCTGACCGAGTGCAGCACGTTGAAGAGCTGACGCTTGTCGAAGGGCAGTTCGAGCAAGGCGCCGAATCCCGCCGCGAGCGCGGCACCGCGGGGCACTTCGCCCGTCCGCTCGACCGCGATTACCAGCGCCGGGACCGGTTCCGGGGCGGCGCGGCGAAAGCGCTGGGCGCGCCGCACGTCCTTCTCGTTCGTATAGATGACGACGCTGTGGTAGGGCCGCGCGAGACTGATCTCGGATACGAGCCGGCTCACTCCTTCTTCGACGTCGGCCGCCGAGATCGGCGTGGCGCCCCAACCGGAGAGCGCCTCCACCAGCGCCTCGCGGTGCGGCGCCGGAAACCCGATCAGCAGAACGCGCGCTCCGGCCAGCTCTCCCGCACCGGCGGCCGTGCGCTCGGCCTGCTTCTCCAGCTCGACCTCGAACCAGAACGTGCTGCCCAGGCCGACTGCGCTCTCCAGCCCGATTCGCCCTCCCATCAGCTCGACGAGCTGCCTGGCGATCGCCGTCCCCAGACCGGTGCCGCCAAAGCGGCGCGTGGTGGACTGATCGGCCTGCGTGAAGCTCTCGAAGATGCGCCGCTGCGCCTCCGGCGCGATGCCGATACCGGTGTCGCGCACGGAGAACTTGAGCCGTACCGCGGTTTCGCTTTCGCTTTGCGTGCTGACGTGCACCGTCACGCTGCCGCGCTCGGTGAACTTGACTGCGTTGCCGGCGAGGTTGATCAGCACCTGGCGCAGGTGATGGGCATCGCCGCGCACCGCGGGCGGGACCTCCGGCATGATCGAAACCACGAAATCCACGCCCTTCGCCGCGGCCTGCGTCGCAAGGATCCGGCAGGTGCTGTTCACCAGCGCGTGCAGGTCGAAGTCGGTGCGCTCCAGCACCAGTTTGCCCGCCTCGATCTTGGAAAAATCGAGCACGTCGTCCACCAGGCCGAGCATCACCCGCGAGGAGCTGCGCAGCGTCTGCAGCATGTCGGCCTGCTCGCGGTTGAGCGGGGTGTCGCGCAGCAGGTCCGCCATGCCGATGATGGCGTTGAGCGGTGTACGCATCTCGTGGCTCACCACCGAGATGAAGCGGCGCTTGGCTTGATTGGCCGCCTCGGCGCGCTCGAGCGCGTCGAACA from Burkholderiales bacterium carries:
- a CDS encoding ATP-binding protein, which gives rise to MITPGSVVAALKARLAARPDTEHEQAIVRLVVGLALGAYLLPDGLRVSEWRALEPYYLVFSFYLAVAVFVLAWNLASTAVSHVRRSIGMLADMATVTFAMWYFGEQALPLLLIFVWVTLANGFRYGPTYLIASLATSLVGFGVVIAATPFWLEHWVEGFGVAIGHLALSLYVLSLVRRMFDALERAEAANQAKRRFISVVSHEMRTPLNAIIGMADLLRDTPLNREQADMLQTLRSSSRVMLGLVDDVLDFSKIEAGKLVLERTDFDLHALVNSTCRILATQAAAKGVDFVVSIMPEVPPAVRGDAHHLRQVLINLAGNAVKFTERGSVTVHVSTQSESETAVRLKFSVRDTGIGIAPEAQRRIFESFTQADQSTTRRFGGTGLGTAIARQLVELMGGRIGLESAVGLGSTFWFEVELEKQAERTAAGAGELAGARVLLIGFPAPHREALVEALSGWGATPISAADVEEGVSRLVSEISLARPYHSVVIYTNEKDVRRAQRFRRAAPEPVPALVIAVERTGEVPRGAALAAGFGALLELPFDKRQLFNVLHSVRAGEEAREGVVRLQDYARRGPAVSGLRVLVADDNPTNREVLGRILERGGHVPTLVADGDRALDALEAALYDVAIIDRNMPGMSGIDTVKAIRLTTASRLPVIMLSADVTTEARQESLEAGADAFLGKPVEAARLLQEIQNICAARPQGAPAERARERGGEPQPSGPAPVVNAETLRDLEELGSSPAFMDKLINVFTADNATLMAKMESSLAMRHVPEFRSHLHAMKGSAASMGAERLTLLCRDIGRLSDAELKLQATALLKSLREELAATREALERYLRERRSSAG